In Nitrospinota bacterium, the genomic window GGCTTGATGATATAGTCGTCCGCTCCCATGTTCAAAAGCAGCTTGATGTTCTCCTTTTCGGAGATGGTGGTGGCCACCACAATGGGAATGAACTGGTATTTCCTGTCGTCCCGGATAAGCTCCACCAGCCGCCGCCCGTCCATGTTGGGCATATTGATATCGGTGATGATCATGTCTATCTCGGCGTGGCGCGCCTTTAGCGCCTCAAATCCCTGCACCCCGTCCACAGCCTCTATCACCGAGTGGCCGTTTTTCTCCAGAAGGTATTTGGTGACAGCCCGGATGGTGCTGGAGTCCTCCACCAGAAGGATGCGGAAAGACTTCAGGGATTTTTCCGCCTCGAAAGTCCTGGTGATGAATTCTGCCAGCGTCCCGGCGGAAAACGGCTTGGGCAATATCTTTACAGTGTTGGACTTTAGCCCGTTTTCCTTGTGCACCCCCAGGTCCACCCCGGTGACGACAACCACCGGAATGTCCCGCGTTATCTCCATCACCTTAAGGTCGCTGATCAGCTTCACGCCGTCAAAACCGCCGATGTACGGATCGATAATGATTATGCTGGGGGGATTTTCACGGGCCATGGCAAGGCCGTCCTTTGCGACGCTGGCGCTTATGGCGGCAACGCCCACGGATTCGAGCTCATCCTCGATAATCATCCGGGAGACGCTGTTATCATCAATGATAAGCGCCGTCCGTCTTTTCTCGGCTTGCTCAGCGTTCATTATCTTGCGAGTTTCCCATTATTCGAGTAAAGTCCCGCTTTCCCTTTACGGGATTCTCACCACTTCTTAACATAATATGCCAGACCAGTCCCATTATGTTATCATCTTTTCGCATGCGAACGCTAGACCGCTATATTTTCAAGGAACTGGCCAAGATTTTCTTCCTGGCGGCCCTTGTCCTGTTGTGCGTACTCCTTCTGGAAAAGGTGAACTTCCTTTCCGGCCTCCTTTTGACCAAAGGCGCGTCATTCGGGGCGATCGGGATGATATTGCTGTATCTGAGCCCGTCGTTTATGGTTCTGGCCGCGCCGCTGGCGTGTCTTATGGCGGCGCTGATGGTCTTTTCCAGGCTTTCGGCGGAGAACGAGATAACGGCCATGAAATCCTCCGGAATGTCCATGGCAAGGATACTTGCCCCGGCGGCGGCCCTGTCCGCGGTCGTTTTCGCCGCAACGCTGTATCTGTCTGTGAACGTTGTGCACGAGGGGAACATAAGGTTCGCCCAGGTGGTGCGCGATGTGCTGGGGGCCAATGTAAACCTCCAGTTGAAGGAACGCAAGTTCAACGAAAGCTTCAACGGCCTGCTGATCCATATAACCGAGAAAAAAGACGGGTATCTTTATGGCGTGTTCATTTCCGACCAAAGGAGGCGTGATAAACCCCGGATAATTGAGGCGAGGAAAGGCCGCCTTGCCGGATCGGACGAAGCACAGCAAGCGGTGATGGAGCTTTCCGACGGCGTCATCCATTCTTTGGACATAAGCGGAGCGTACCAGACGATTTCATTCGGCCAGTACACCCTCCGGCTGGACCTTTCCGGGGAGTACGCAAAGCCGATGGAGAAAGAAATCCCCCAGCTTTCCATCGCCGAACTTGGCGAAAGGATCGACAGGCTGAAAAGTGAAGGACGCGGAGCCTATGCGGAACTTGTGGCGCTGCACAAGGCCTTTTCAGCTCCCGTCGGATGCCTGATCCTCGGTGTGCTGGGAGCGCCCCTGGGCATAATGACCCACCGCCGCGGCTCGGCCGGGGGGTTTGGCATGGGGGTGGTGATGATACTGGTGAACTATCTTTTGTGGATGATAGGGCAAGGGCTCGGCTCGGAAGGGAAACTGCCGCCGGTGATAGCGATCTGGGCTCCAAACATAATAATGGGGGGGGCCTGCGTCTTTCTGGCCATGCGCGTTTCAAAGGATGGCGAGCCGACCATGGCCGAACGATGGATATCCGAGGCGATCCATAAATTATCAAGGAAGTGAAATGCCCGATTATGTTGTGTGGCTGGATGAAAAACTGTTTTTGTGGATCAACAACGGCTGGTCCACCCCGGCGCTTGATTATTTCTTCACGGCCGCGACAATAGCCGGCAACGCCGCTGGATGGTTTTGCCTGGGGCTTTTGTGGACACTTCTTTTCGGCGCTAAAAACCTTAAAAGAGGCGCGGCTGTTTTTACGATAGCGATGGTGGTGGCCGGGCTTCTGATGCATGGGACGAAAGAATTGGCCGGCAGAGACAGGCCTCTGGAACATTTCAAGAAAAAGATCGAGGCGGGAGAAGTGACCGTCAAAGTCCCATACGAGCGCTTGACGGCCAACTCATTCCCATCAGGCCACGCCCAGGCGGCGTTCACAGCGGCCACATTTCTGGCGCTGTACTACAGGCGTTATGGCGCCCTTCTCCTTGGAATGGCGATTATAGTTGGAATATCAAGGATTTACGTGGCCGCCCATTTCCCGGCGGACGTGGCGGCGGGTGCTTTGATAGGGGCGTTTTTTGGATGGCTTGCCTGGAAATTGGATCCGAAAGCGCCTGTATCCAACGTTTTAAAGGAGCCAGCGTCCGAAACAAATGTGTAAAGCCCCGGCGGGGTGTGGCCGATACATATGCTATAATGCAAGATGAAAAAAGGGACATGAAATGAAGATAGACGGCCTTGACCCGCTGAAAAACCTCACAAAAACCGGCTCCGCCAAACCCTCAGAGCCTGTTTCGGGCCAGTCGTTCATGGACGTGCTGTCGGGCCTTACTTCAAAAGAGACCGGCCAGACAAGCGCACCGTCATCTATGGGCGCGCCAATCCCCTTGAGCGGCGTTCCATTCATCGCCCCGGTTTCCAGCGATCTTTCCGCGATAGACGCTTCATCTTTGATGAACAGCCTGGACAGCGTCCTGTCGGATCTTTCGATGTTCAAAAACGCCCTTGGCAACAACCAGATTCCCCTTGAGCGCCTAAAACCGCTTATGGACGAATTGCTGGCCAGAAAAGACGAACTGGTCGGTTTCATCGGCAAGATAGACGACAAGGAGCTTAAGAGCATTGTTTCGGACGCTCTCAATCTTGTGATGGACCAGGCGAACCAGTACCAGGCCAGCTACGCCGCGTAACGGCTTCCCGGTTATAAACATCAATAAAACGCGAATCCGGTTTTTGACCGATGCTTATTTGCGCCCATTCATCCCTGTCCAGATATTCCAGGTGTCACCTCTCCGGGCGCTCACGGCGCAAGAATGCAATTGAAAATACAAAAGATGTGTGTCTAAAATTAAGCCCTTTTCCAATGGAAAAGCTTCAATTGTGAAAGTATGCGCGCCAATTCCCGGCAATACGGAATCTGGCGGAAGCTCGATATCTTGATTAACGGATCTAATGTCAAAATTTAAGTGCCTTTTCGTGGTCAACGGCCTTGGAATGGGCAATTCGACCCGCTGCCACGCGATAATGCAAAAGCTGTACGGCCACGCCGATGTCCACGTGATAACCTCGGGCAACGGCCTTTTGTACATGCGGGAAGTGAAAGAAATCGCCAGCCTTTCCCGGATGGACGGCTTTTTCTACGCCAACGCAAAAGGAAAAGTCAGCGTTGGCAAAACACTCCTGTCCGCGGGGGAATTGATGCGGCTCGCCTGGAGAAAGTCAAACCAGCTAAAAGCGGTGATAGACAAAATAAAGCCCGATCTGGCCGTGTGCGATTCGGAGTATGCGATCCTGCCGTTGAAAAGGGCCGGCATCCCGGTCATCGCATTCAACAATTCGGACGTGGTGACTTCACTGTACCTGGGTGGAAAGAATCTGCCGGGGGACATCCGGGCCCAGTTCTGGGCTGTGGAGATGATGGACTATCTGTTCCATAAATCATTTTTCGACCTTGTGATCAGCCCCTCGGCCGTCAATTTGCCGGTGAATAATGAAAGGTTCCGCAGGGTGGGGCTGGTTGTTCGAAACGAGGTGGAGCATGAGGCGAAGAAGAGCAAAGAGGGGGGTTTTGCGCCGCCGAACACTATGAAAAAAGTATGCGTCATGCTGTCCGGATCGGTGTTCGCCTCGAAATTGGAGGGGGCGCTTAACAGATTGCCGTATGAAGTTGACGTGGTGGGAAGGGAAGGCGCGTCCGAGGGCGCCGTCAAATATCATGGAAAGCTGCTCAACAGCGTCCCGATGCTCGCCAGCGCGGACATCCTTGTGATCAACGGCGGATTTTCCGCCGTCAGCGAAGCGCTGGCCCTGAACAAGCCGACAATTATCATCCCGGTCCCCGGCCACGCGGAGCAATATATCAATGGGACGATCATAGAGAAACTGGGCAGGGGATTCATCGCCAGGGAAACGGATGTCGTCGAACTTTTGGCGCGGCTTCACAATTCAAATTCCTGGGGCGCCATAAAGCCGTGGGGTCCCCATATCGGGATAGATGGCGCGGCGCAAGCGGCGTCGGAAATTTTGAAATTCCATGACCAGCGCAAGCTTCTGGGCCGCTGATTAAAGCCTGCCGCGCAACCCGCCGATTCCATATCTCCGGCGCTTTGATTCCTTGTTAATGCCGTTTTGGGATCGCTCAAAATGCTTGCATGCGGCGAAAATAGAGAATAAAATTCAATTTTTGCCGGAGCGGGGAACCTCCGGTTTTCACCAACATACCCGAGGCCCTGATGGTTATAAGCAAGTTTGTCACCGACGATGGTATCGTGATTTTCAGGTTGAGCGGAAAGCTCATTTCATCGACCTTGGACAAGCTCAAGACCACGCTTGATGGCGCCCTGACAGAGGATGGGTGCAAGATCGTGATCAATTTAAGGCAGGTCAATATCATGGACTCGGTCGCCGTCGGCCTTTTGATCAGCCGGTTTAAGACAGCCGGAAAGAAAAAGGGGTTTCTCAAGTTCTGCGAGTTGCAGCCATCCATCAAAAAATTAATGAGCCTCGCCGACCTGGACAAGTGGCTGGAGATATACGAAATGGAAGAAGAGGCTGTGGCCTCTATGCGCGTTACGGCCTGAATCAATCTCCAATCCACCCGATCCAGTGTCTTAAATCAAGACGCCATTGTGATCGGTTACACTACATCAATAACGCCCGCCATTAACTTAGCCAACAAATAAACAATTGTTATTCAAATAGATAACAATATGGCACGGCTGTTGCAATATTCTTTGCCATGCAACAGTTTGAGGGAAAATAAAATGTCGAAGAATGGTTTGGAAATGGCGGTGAAGGTGTTCGGGATAGCCTCTGTGATCACGATCAACCTGGCGATCGCTTACATAGTAAAAATGGCCTTTATCGGCTAATCGTTGAGTCTGGCCGGGATTAGATATTCGTCCGGGCAGTTACAGAGCCTTTCAAAGACCGTCCGTCTTGTTCCCCTCTCAATTCCCCTCAAGGCGGACGGTTTCTTTTTATAAAAGCTAGATCGCCTCGTCCCCCCGCTCTCCCGTCCTGATCCTCACTATCTCCTCCACAGGGATGACGAATATCTTTCCGTCGCCTATCCTGCCTGTGTGGGCGGAAGATGATATGGCGTTGACCACCTCCTCGACCATGTCATCGCTGATGACTATCTCAAGCCTGATCTTCGGCAGGAAGTCCACCACATACTCGGCGCCCCTGTAAAGCTCCGTATGGCCCTTCTGGCGGCCGAATCCCTTCACCTCGGTGACAGTGAGGCCGTGGACGCCAACTTCGTTTAACTTGTCCTTTACTTCATCGAGCTTGAACGGTTTTATGATCGCTTCGATTTTTTTCACGTGCCTGCGCCCTCGTCAACTGGTTGGTCCTGGCCCGGGTCTTAAGCTCCGGGCCGATTTAATATTGTCTTGCGATTTCCAATTATACCGGAATTAACAGTTCAAGCCATGCGGTCAAAGTCCTTTTTCCGTTAAAAAGCAAGGCATGGGTCAGCCAAGGGTGGCTCCACGCAGACGGTAAATGATACCGTCGGTCATTTCCCTGTCGAAAACCAGCGTTCCCTTTACTGTCACCGGATCCTGGGTGTATGCCATCGCTTCCACCGGCTCCACGAACACCATGGCGTCCGGGCCGGATGGGGGGCAGAAAAAGCATGAAGGGGCGTATTTAGAGACTATCAGGCGCTTAATGCGGGTTCCGGGCTCCATGGGTGTGATAAAGCCGGTCACTTTCACCAGGGCGCCGTTGAGGGCCAGCACACTTTTGTCCGCCTCAACGCTGAATATCCGGTTCTGCTCGGTGACGTAGTTTATTTTGACTTTGGCCAGCGTTTCCCATGGGACGGAGCCCGCCGCAAGGTTACCAAGGTGCCGCCCGGGCATGAGCGCCGCATGCTCTTTTACTGTGACCCAGGGGACGATGAAGAATAGAACAGCCAGCAAGATCAGGCTTGCGATGTCCCGTTTTAGCGGTTTTCCGGCTCCTTCTTTCATAAAAAGACGCCGGAGTATCGTTAGCAATCTGTCCACAGTTCACTCCGTTTCGGAAAGGGTTTCCGCCACGTCGGTGGAATAGGCATGGAACGCCGGAATCAGCGAAGCCAAAAGGCCCGTGGCGCCCGTTATCGCCGCAAGATAAAGATCATTCATGGTTAAAACCGGCAGGTCTAACGCCAACTGGCGGGTTCTATCAAGCCAAATCCCGGCCGCCGCCGCCGCCGTATGGCCAAGGAAAAGGCCAGCCACAATTCCCAGGGCGGTGATGATAAGACCTTCCAGAATGATGTGGGCAAACAGCTTTGCCCGGGAGGCGCCAAGAAGGCGCATTATGGCCAGATCGCGCCGGCGCTCCTTCATGGCGCTGTACAGGGCCAGGAACACTCCAAGCCCGGCGGTCACGATCAACGTATAGAAAAAGCCTTTCATCACCTCCATTCCGGACCCGAGGACGGCCATGATCCTTGCAGTCTCGAACGCGGGAGATGCGGCCTGTAATTGACCGATTGCGTTTATTTTGCGTGGAAAGGAAAGAGCCGCCATAGGCGTGGAGTATGTGACCAGCAAGGCGGTAATCTCACTTTCGCCGGCCGCATGGCTTTTGTGGACCTCCCACACGCTTTCAAGAGAAGTGAGAATAAGCCTGTCCAGCACCGATCCGGTGGGCTCAAGAATCCCCACAACTGTATATGACATTTCCGCGTGGGTTTCCATGGCCGCTGTAACGCCATGGGCTCCAGCAAAGCTGCCGCCGGTCTTAAGCCCTGTTTCCCGCGCAACCCTGGCTCCGATCACAGCTTCCATCGGCGCGGCCCAGAGTTTGCCCGAGGCCAGGCGCGCTCCGTATTTATTTGGATACTCTGCCGTAGTCCCCACAATCCGGAAACTTTCAAAACTGTCTCCCAGGGAAACAGGTATGGCTGAGGCGACTTCGGGGCTTTTGGCCACACTCTCGGAAAGGGAGAGGGGGATATTGCCGGTGGGCATGTCCATCTGGTAAACGGCCGACAGCACAAGCTGGGCCGGGCTTCCTTTTGCGCCAACAACAAGGTCAATCCCGCCGGAGTCTTTTACAAGCCTCCCCTCCGCCTGGCCCAGCAGGGCCATCGCCGCGGTAATCCCCGCCACTCCCGCCGCCATCAGGAACGAATAAAGCAGGGAGGAGAATGCCTTGCGCCGGATGTATATCAGGCTTATCCGAAACAGGTTCATCCGGCTCCAAGCTCCAGCTTGTTGTGAAAAGCGGGCTTCACCCTCATGTCGTGAGTGGCCACAATGAGCGTGGCCCCGTTCCGGCGGGCCGTTTCCAAAAGCAACTCCAAGGCAGCGCCGCAGTTGCGCTCGTCCAGGCTGGAAGTCGGCTCGTCGGCAAGGATGATTTTGGGCCTGTTGACCACCGCCCGCGCCACCGCCGCACGCTGCGCCTGGCCGGCGCTTAATTGCGACGGGAGGGCGTTGGCCTTATCCTGTATCCCCATGCTTTGAAGAATGTCCATGGCGCGCGCGCGATCTCGCTTCAATCCGGCCATATACTGCGCCAACAGGAGGTTTTCCAACACGGTCATGGCGCCAACAAGGCATCGCCCCTGGAATACGATGCCTATATTTTTGCCACGAAACAGGTCCATCCGCGCGGCGGGCATTTTTGTTATGTCCTCCCCGGCGACGGTCAAAACGCCGGACTCCGGTTTTAGAAGCCCGGCGATAACATGCAGCAACGTGGTTTTACCGCATCCGGAAGGGCCGAGCACAGCCCAGTGTTCACCTGGCTTGACGTTCCATTCCGGCAAGTTCAGGACAGGCGAGCCGCCTCGGGTGACGTTAAGATTGTTTATCGCTATCATTGCTGTTATATGACAGAGCGCCGAATATATTTAATAATTTCAAGACGGCGAAACCACTTGTTGGCGAATGGGAAAAATGCCTTTTCTCTGGCTCGGCTTATTTCCACGGGTATTTGTCAAAATAATGCCTAAGCTGCTTTTTTAGAAACCGTTTCCCGGAACCGCTTTTTAAGAATAATTCCCTCGATTTTGCGTCTTTCTCCATTATATAAGCTTCGTAATATACAAGATTGAGCGGCCTTCGGTCCTTTGTGGAAGCAACTTTTCCTTGTTCATGGTATTTGATTCGTTCATTAAGGTCACCACTAACGCCCGTGTAAATCCCACCATCCTTACCACTATGCAGCACATAAACGTAAAACATGTCGTGGCGCCGGATTAAGATGTTATATCGGCAAGCTTACCAGCATGACGTGGCCCCGTAAAGTCAGCCTGCGGCCGACCACGGGGCTCACGTAAAATGGCTCGATTGACGGAATTAATAAATGGTTTTGTACAAGGTGGCGTAGCCACGTGATGGCGAACATAAGTGAGCCATTTTACGTGGTGCGCCCGGCAGGAGTCGAACCTGCGGCCTTCAGAGCCGGAGTCTGACGCTCTATCCTCTGAGCTACGGGCGCCAAAAGAATAACGATTCTAGCACATGGCGGGCACGCGGGCAAAAAACGGCTTAAACCTGATTGAAATAAAAAGCTTATCCGAATAGAATGAACGTCACGAACTTAAGTTAGGACCATTGAAAAGGGGATTCGTTGAACTTTAAGTTTTCGGCTTGCGGCGTCAATTCAAACCGATGGCGGTTTGTTTCATTAGCAGCTCTGTTGGCGTTGCCGTTTCTTCTGATGGCCCCCTTGGCCACTCATGCCCTTTCGCTCGGAAAAATCCGGGTCACAGGTTCCACAACCAACCAGTTCAAGGCTGAAATCCCCGTGCAAAGCGATGGCAAGGGGGGGCTGGTGGTGTCGCTTGGCTCGGAAGCGGACTACCGCAGGTTGAGACTTGTCCGCCCGCAGTTTTTGGACAACCTTCATATTCAGGTGGCGGACCACCCTTCAAATCCCGGCCAGAAGATAATCTATATCACGAGCCCCGATCCGATATATCAGCCCTCGTTCAACCTTATCGTAAAGGCGTTCATGAGCGGCGGTCAGATAATGGAGAGCTATTTCCTGGCCCTGGATTTCCAGAAAAACCTTTCGCTTGAGATGGCCTCCGGAAAAGACGAGGACAAGGCCGGAGTCCAGCGGGCCGCAAGCGGGCTTGAGGCGGGGAGTGAGGCGGGAAGTTCCGCGGAGTTGGACAAGATAAGGCTTGAAGAAATGGAAGCGTCCCGCCGCGAGGACAGGATACGGTCCGCGCTCAAAGGGGAGCAGCCCGCCGCCCAAACTCCTCCTGCAGCCGCTGAACCAAAGCAGCCGGCTTCCAAGCCGGAACCTGCTGTAAAAGCTGAATCGACCGCCATGGCGGACATAAAATCAAGCGAGGAGTCCGCCAGCGCCAGGCAGTACATAACTTCAACAGAGCAACCAGCGCCGCAAGCCGCTCCGGCCAAGAGCGAAGAGCCCATAGAGATAGTTATCAAGGGGGACGAAACGCAGGTGAAAAAACCTTCCGGTGAGGTGGTTACCAGCGTTGAGCCGTCCCCTGCCCCGTCAAAGCCGGTTGCTGTCGAAGGGGGATCGTACACTGTGGCGGGCGGGGACACGATGTTCAAAGTCGCCCACAAGATCGGCGTAAGCCAGGTTGGCGTGAACAAATATGTTGTCGCCCTATGGAAGAAAAACAAAAAGAGCTTTATACGCGGCAACATCCACGGGCTGAAAAAGGACGCAAAGTTGGATTACACCGGAGTGGAGGAAGAGGCGGAGTCCATATCCAACCATGAGGCCAACAAGGCGTTAAACGAACAATGGTCCGAATGGAAAGCCATCGGCCTTGTGAAAATCGCCGCCGCCGCCAAACCGAAGGAACCGGAGAAGAAAGAAAAGAAACCGGCCTCGGAGGTCCATGCGGCCGTTCCGGCGCAAAAACCCGCCGGGCAGCCCAAGCCAGTTAAAACGGAAACACCAGCCGCTCCGCCTTCTCCCGCCAATGGTGTCATGAAAACCCTTGCGGCATGGAAGAAGTCCGCCGGGTTGACCAAAGATGGTGACGTTGTGGACATTGTCGGCATCAAGACCGTGGACGGTGGCGCGATTGAAGTGAAGATAGTCAAGCGAACCGGCAAGGGAGCCTTTCAGTCAACCTTGTCGCTCAAGGGCGAAAGCGGCTCTTTCAAGGTTGAGAAAGAGGAAGAAGCCGCCGTCAAGACCAAACCGGCGCAGGCCAAACCTGCCAGGGGCAGGCCTTACACCGTGCATGTGGCCTCCTTCAAGGACTCTGATTCGGCCAAGGGGATGGCCCAGTTCCTGCGCGGCAAGGGGTACAACGCGTATGACATAACAAGCTTTGTTCCGGGGGCCGGCGGGCTTTACCGTGTGGCTGTGGACAGGTTCGCGTCGTACGCCGAGGCGAAGGAATTTTCCGGAAAGCTTGTGGAAGCCAAGATAGCCAGATCGGGCAAGATATTGAAACTGCCATATGCCGCCAGCGTTGGCGGATACAAGAGCGGCGAAGAAGCGGCCAAAAAGACTGGTGAACTGTCCTCAAAAGGATACTCCGCCTATACGGTGCAGGAAGCAGCCGGAGGGGCGTCTGTGATGATCGGTGCGTTCGACTCGGAGTCCGCCGCCAGTGAAGCCGCGGAGAAGCTGGCTTCAAATGATTTTTCATTATCCGTAGTCCAGCCGTAAAGTCTGTAGTAGAATCCCCGCTTTACCGTTTAACCTTTGGATTTGAATTCATAAATGACAAGAGTCAATCCCTTTAGGGGAGTGCGTTACAACCTGGAAAAAATCAAAGCGGCCGACGTGCTGGCTCCGCCGTATGATGTGATATCGCCCGACGCGCAAAGGGCCTTTTACGAAAAGAGCGACAGGAACGTGGTCCGCCTCATTCTTGGGATAGAGAATGAGACCGACACCCAGACAAACAACCGCTATACCCGCTCTTCGATGTTCCTGGCCAAGTGGCTGGCCGACGGCACATTGGCCCGCGACCCGAAGCCTGCGCTGTATCTGTACGCCCAGGACTACGAAGTGGAAGGGGAAAAGACGCGCCGGACCGGGTTCATTTGCAGGAGGCTCATCGAGCCTTTGGGGGTCTCCATTTTCCCCCACGAGCGCACCTTGTCGGGGCCGAAGACGGACAGACTCAATCTCACACGCGCGTGCCAGATGAATTTTTCGCCGGTGTTCGGGCTTTATTCAGACCCGGCCCGGACCCTGGACGGAATATGGGCGGGCATAATCTCCAATGAGACTCCGGACATCGACGTCACCGACGATGAAGGGGTCCGCCACGCCATGTGGACGGTGGCGGACGTGAAGATCATCCACAAGGCGCAGGAATTTCTTGAGGACAAACCTGTGGTGATAGCCGACGGCCACCACCGGTACGAGACCGCGTTAAACTACAGGAATGAGCGGCGCGCCGCCGAGAATCCCAGCGGAGTGACGGAATACGACTGCGCCCTGATGTACCTGTCCAATTCGTGCGGCGAGGGCTTTACGGTGCTGCCGACGCACAGGGTGGTCAAGGAGGTAAAAATCGCGGACATGCAAAGCCTGCTTGGAAAAATGAGAAAGTATTTCGCGATAGAGGAGGCTCCTCTTTCCAAGGACAAGCTGGCGGAATTCACCCACGCGCTGGCTTTGGCCGGCAAGGGCGCTCCCGCCTTCGGCATGATCGCCCCTGGGGGGAAGATATACACCTTGAAGCTTGATCTGGACAAGTATATGAAAGAGACGTCTTCATCCGGCGTCGCCTCGATTTTAAGGACGCTGGACGTATCCGTTCTCCAGGAGCTTGTGTTTGAAAACATCCTGGGCATAAGCAAGGAGGCTGTTGCGGACAAGAAGACCGTGGGCTACACCATCCACGCCGCCGAGGCGGCGGGGCTTGTGGAATCTGGCGCCGCGAAACTTGCGTTCCTGCTCAACCCGGCGGATGTGGACATGGTGATAAAGGTGGCCACATCCGGCAGCGTGATGCCCCAGAAGTCCACATACTTTTATCCGAAACTCATATCCGGGCTCGTGATGAACCCGCTGCGTTGATGAAAGTCATCCGAGCGGATTTTATAAAATCAGCCGTAAAGCCGGGGCAGTACCCATCCCTGACGCTGCCGGAAGTGGCGTTTGCAGGCAGGTCCAACGTGGGCAAATCGTCGCTGATAAACTCGCTCACCGGGCGCAAGGGGCTTGTGAAGGTGAGCAAGACCCCCGGCAAGACGCAGTTGCTCAATTTCTTTAAAATCAACGACGCGCTGACCCTGGTGGACATGCCCGGGTACGGATTCGCCAACGTTCCGGAAAAAACGAAGGAAAGCTGGGGCGAGATGGTTGAAACATACCTTAAGAACCGGGATCAGCTAAAATGCGTCGTGTCGCTCCTTGATTGCCGCCGCGTCCCGAATGAGGACGACATCCAGCTTCTGACATGGCTGCGCCACTACGAAGTTCCGACGGTCATCGTTTTCACAAAGATAGACAAGATACCCAAGACGCACAGGATCAGGTTCGTCCGGGAAGCGATGGCGCCTCTCACGGAAGTGACCGGCGGGGCGGCGAAGCCGGTGATGTATTCATCCCTTTCCGGCGAAGGGAAACGGGAACTGTGGATCGCCATTGAAACACTGTCGAGACTCAGGAAACACCCAGGCTAGACCTCGCCCCAGATTATCTCGAAGGGGAAATCGCCCGCGGACATGACGTGCTTTTTCGCCTTTTCATAAATCCCCGCGTCCGTCGTGTTGAAAGAAACTTCGTCGTCCTGCGAAAATCGGAACACGGCCCGTCCACCGGCGCCTATGGCGTAGCAAGTGGTCCCAAGGGCTGTGATCTGGGGTGTGATGATTTTCACGGCGGTGTCCGCCTCGTCTTTTTCCAGGATTATCACGTCCATGCCGCGCCCTCCGCCCGATAGCACATTGAGGGCCGCGGCCTCTTCCTTGGTGACAACTCCGCCTTTCACAAGGCCGGATAAGTCCTCGTCCAGCCATTCGTTGTCGGATGCGTAAAGCATGGCCGGGAAAAGGTCCAGCGCGCTCAGAACGCCGAAGGCGGCGGCCACCATGGCCCGTTCCACCGTGGCGCTCTCCCGGGATGCCGCCTCGAAGACGCCAGTCGAAAGGTCCGGTATGGACAAATTGGCGAAATCAAAGCCTATCGCCGAATCCTCGTCGGCGAAGCGCAATGAACGCCCATCCTCGTCCAATCCAAGGCCGGAGGACTTTATGGAGTTGAAGAACTCTGTCTC contains:
- a CDS encoding LptF/LptG family permease, which translates into the protein MRTLDRYIFKELAKIFFLAALVLLCVLLLEKVNFLSGLLLTKGASFGAIGMILLYLSPSFMVLAAPLACLMAALMVFSRLSAENEITAMKSSGMSMARILAPAAALSAVVFAATLYLSVNVVHEGNIRFAQVVRDVLGANVNLQLKERKFNESFNGLLIHITEKKDGYLYGVFISDQRRRDKPRIIEARKGRLAGSDEAQQAVMELSDGVIHSLDISGAYQTISFGQYTLRLDLSGEYAKPMEKEIPQLSIAELGERIDRLKSEGRGAYAELVALHKAFSAPVGCLILGVLGAPLGIMTHRRGSAGGFGMGVVMILVNYLLWMIGQGLGSEGKLPPVIAIWAPNIIMGGACVFLAMRVSKDGEPTMAERWISEAIHKLSRK
- a CDS encoding phosphatase PAP2 family protein; the protein is MPDYVVWLDEKLFLWINNGWSTPALDYFFTAATIAGNAAGWFCLGLLWTLLFGAKNLKRGAAVFTIAMVVAGLLMHGTKELAGRDRPLEHFKKKIEAGEVTVKVPYERLTANSFPSGHAQAAFTAATFLALYYRRYGALLLGMAIIVGISRIYVAAHFPADVAAGALIGAFFGWLAWKLDPKAPVSNVLKEPASETNV
- a CDS encoding STAS domain-containing protein, with protein sequence MVISKFVTDDGIVIFRLSGKLISSTLDKLKTTLDGALTEDGCKIVINLRQVNIMDSVAVGLLISRFKTAGKKKGFLKFCELQPSIKKLMSLADLDKWLEIYEMEEEAVASMRVTA
- a CDS encoding P-II family nitrogen regulator, producing MKKIEAIIKPFKLDEVKDKLNEVGVHGLTVTEVKGFGRQKGHTELYRGAEYVVDFLPKIRLEIVISDDMVEEVVNAISSSAHTGRIGDGKIFVIPVEEIVRIRTGERGDEAI
- a CDS encoding DUF3299 domain-containing protein, with product MKEGAGKPLKRDIASLILLAVLFFIVPWVTVKEHAALMPGRHLGNLAAGSVPWETLAKVKINYVTEQNRIFSVEADKSVLALNGALVKVTGFITPMEPGTRIKRLIVSKYAPSCFFCPPSGPDAMVFVEPVEAMAYTQDPVTVKGTLVFDREMTDGIIYRLRGATLG
- a CDS encoding FtsX-like permease family protein, which gives rise to MNLFRISLIYIRRKAFSSLLYSFLMAAGVAGITAAMALLGQAEGRLVKDSGGIDLVVGAKGSPAQLVLSAVYQMDMPTGNIPLSLSESVAKSPEVASAIPVSLGDSFESFRIVGTTAEYPNKYGARLASGKLWAAPMEAVIGARVARETGLKTGGSFAGAHGVTAAMETHAEMSYTVVGILEPTGSVLDRLILTSLESVWEVHKSHAAGESEITALLVTYSTPMAALSFPRKINAIGQLQAASPAFETARIMAVLGSGMEVMKGFFYTLIVTAGLGVFLALYSAMKERRRDLAIMRLLGASRAKLFAHIILEGLIITALGIVAGLFLGHTAAAAAGIWLDRTRQLALDLPVLTMNDLYLAAITGATGLLASLIPAFHAYSTDVAETLSETE
- a CDS encoding ATP-binding cassette domain-containing protein; protein product: MIAINNLNVTRGGSPVLNLPEWNVKPGEHWAVLGPSGCGKTTLLHVIAGLLKPESGVLTVAGEDITKMPAARMDLFRGKNIGIVFQGRCLVGAMTVLENLLLAQYMAGLKRDRARAMDILQSMGIQDKANALPSQLSAGQAQRAAVARAVVNRPKIILADEPTSSLDERNCGAALELLLETARRNGATLIVATHDMRVKPAFHNKLELGAG
- a CDS encoding GIY-YIG nuclease family protein — its product is MFYVYVLHSGKDGGIYTGVSGDLNERIKYHEQGKVASTKDRRPLNLVYYEAYIMEKDAKSRELFLKSGSGKRFLKKQLRHYFDKYPWK